Genomic DNA from Scylla paramamosain isolate STU-SP2022 unplaced genomic scaffold, ASM3559412v1 Contig85, whole genome shotgun sequence:
CACAACAGGGGCCATGCACAAACTAGGGTCATTGCTGAGCAGACCATCGGGATGCTGAAGAGTTGTTTCaggtaatgaaaataacacctcttcctctccaaaaCGGTAAGATGTAGAGTAAAACCTGCCTTTGAAATCATGAAACAGCTATAAACAGTTCATTCCTGTTATAGAAGTATGATATATTTTGTAGATACTCCTTTATAAGTAATGAATCCTCTTGTAGTATGAAATCTCACTTTTCACGGGTGCCTGCACTCTTCTGGAGGTAGCTTGTAGTACAGCCCCATTAAGTGtgtgaaaataattaatgcTTGCCTGCTCCTACACATCCACTGCATCAAGAGGGATATTCCTGTTCCTGATGATGTATGTACTTGTTGCTATTTTTCTGGTAATTGACAGGATATATCAATATCATGGACATTAGATTTAACCAAGTACAGTCATGAGTGTTCTTACACTTGTTAGGGTAATGAAATTACAACAGACTTACCAGCAGGAGTTGTATGCCTTCTGCTTGGCTTGGATGCAGCAGTTGGGCAGGGTGCAGCAGCTGGGTTGGGTGCTGCAGCTGGCTGTGGTGGAGCAGCTGGATTGGGTGCAAGAGCTAGGTGGGGCGCAGCTGCTGGCTGGGCCTCTGGAAGTGGCTGCAGAACTGCCGCTGGCTGTGGAGCTGGGGGCGCCTGTGGAGCTGCACCTGGATCCAGTATGCAAagtaacaatgtacaaattaggaTCAAATAAATTTGCTGCTAATCTACTGCATAAATACAAGGCATTTCATTATGATATTACTTGACTAATAAAAACAGAGTTGAAAAGTATGGCACATAGGATAAGTGTATAATCAGCATTCATTGTACTGGAGAACAAAACTGAATATGTGTTAACATGTTATTCACCATTGCATGTCGTCATCTGTAGCATGGATGATTTGAAAAGAGATGTCCTCATCCAGTGCAGATGACACAACATTGTCAAAATCCAGAGGCCCCTGCAGacccagcaacaccagcagaagAGGGTTGGATGGCTTGAACACCACTGCTGGTGGAAGGGTGTGGTCCTTCCAGAGACCCTGACATGTCTggcaaaaacataaacaaagtgTTTTCGTTGCTGCAGATAGAGAATAAGTTGGTATTTTTTGAGTGATGTTTTTATtgactaatttttcttttaattagcaGTGTGGTGGGAGTGGAAATGCTGGCAGTGGAGCAGGAAGTGGTCCATGGTCTCAGAGGAACAGCCCACACCATGGGCAGAAGGGGTTGCTTTATCAAAGTTTGTAAACAATGTCGTGTGACTCCCTTTTGAGGTACGAGTTTTGCTGTCCACTGCACCCCCAACTCTACACCCCATCCACCAGGGTTAAGGCCTCGGTGTTGGTGAATCAttgtctccttgttttcttacgGGGTTCAATAGCCATGATGAAAGGATTgtgaggacagttgagtgtagTGAGTGGTGGCTGTGGGTGCATGACGCTGAATCAAAGTTTGTAAACAATGCCTTATGACTTCCTCAGTGACAACACAAAGCCTCCTTGTGATTGGCTGCCTTGTGTGTGACGTCAAGTCAGTGAGCACACTTAGCCGGGTTAGCAACCTCCACCCGCCAACTGCTGCAATTCTTTGTGGATACTGTTTCTTAGAGATTGCAATGCAGTTGCTGTGGGAGCGGAGTTATGCCATTTGCCCAATCACAGAATGTTAAGTAGCAACCTGCTGGGGCCAAATCCCCAAAGCTTGTCACTAGCACATCCTTAATAACGAGATCCTCTGCAACTGACCACTCACAGCAACACCTTAGCGACATCCAAGCAACGGTATCCACAAAGACTTGCGGGGGTTGGAGGATGAGTGTTGCTAAGAGTG
This window encodes:
- the LOC135098829 gene encoding nematocyst expressed protein 3-like, with the translated sequence MLCHLHWMRTSLFKSSMLQMTTCNGAAPQAPPAPQPAAVLQPLPEAQPAAAPHLALAPNPAAPPQPAAAPNPAAAPCPTAASKPSRRHTTPADLQLCLNGHKRLQLLSLPLKKKWPGFLTLLIWILRHKCF